In Haloplanus rubicundus, one DNA window encodes the following:
- a CDS encoding L,D-transpeptidase has product MERSAPVRVVVWMRDAPPPPDDPRSRVLDRLRELEADGAVDDVSVRVWGQYVDPPADTPADEEGPIQARIAEFESWGDREGHSLEPAFGQCERSTMVSAERREVIRLPLQCLAVYAGDRLVAVFPCSTGSGTETVADCVRRLEAGDVVDAPDMD; this is encoded by the coding sequence ATGGAACGGTCCGCCCCCGTCCGCGTCGTGGTCTGGATGCGAGATGCACCACCGCCGCCGGACGATCCCCGTTCGAGGGTTCTCGACCGGCTCCGTGAACTGGAAGCCGACGGCGCCGTCGACGACGTGTCGGTTCGCGTGTGGGGGCAGTACGTCGATCCGCCCGCCGACACTCCCGCGGACGAGGAGGGGCCGATTCAGGCTCGAATCGCCGAGTTCGAGTCGTGGGGCGACCGCGAAGGCCACTCCCTCGAACCGGCCTTCGGGCAGTGTGAACGGTCGACGATGGTCTCGGCGGAGCGACGCGAGGTGATTCGCCTCCCGCTCCAGTGTCTGGCGGTCTACGCCGGCGATCGACTCGTCGCGGTGTTCCCGTGTTCGACGGGGAGCGGGACGGAGACGGTGGCGGATTGTGTCAGGCGCCTCGAAGCGGGAGACGTGGTCGACGCTCCGGATATGGACTGA